The Oxobacter pfennigii genome includes the window TGATATCACTGGCTGTTTTCAGTGATACAGGTATACTTTGGGGAGTCATGCTTTTTAGGGGACTTATAGGTTCTTTTATGGGTAACAACCTGAACACCCTGCAGGCAGAATCAGCAGCCGGACCTCATGCGGGAACTGCCATGGGCTTCTATAACGGGGTTGCACAGCTAGGTTCGGTAATATTCCCCTTGGGTTTGGGAATTGTACTGGATTTGACCGGCAATAATTACTTTATCGTCTGGATGACAATTGCTGCAACTTATCTCTTATGCGGTATTCTCATTTCCTTCATGACGGAGAAAAAGGCAGAAGTTGCTCAACCTAAATCGGTTACAGCTTAAAAGATTAAAATATAGGAGGATTATAAATGTCTGAAGATGTTAAGAAATTATACAATGAAAGATTAGGCCGTTATACTGCGGCTATAGCCTTGGAACCTACAGACAGAGTACCCCTTGCATTTAACAGCAATTATTTTGCGGAAAAGGATTCAGGCTATACATACCAGCAGATTATGTATGACCCGCAGATATGGGCACAGCTTGAAGTGGATTTTGCAAAAAAACATCCTGAGCTGGATACAGTAAGGACAAACATTCAGTTTTCACCTAACTATGACGTAGTAAACACAAAGCTATACAAGGTGCCGGGACGTGATATAGATCCCAATTCACTGCAGCAGTTTGTTGAAGGCGAGTATATGAAGGCTGATGAATACAGAATGTTTATTGATGACCCCATTGGCTTTAGAATGGATCGTTATTTCCCCAGAGTTTTAGGAGAGTATAAGGACAGGGGCTCCACCCGCTCTTACATGGCTTTCCTTAAATCAGGATTCCTCCAGGGAATTGCAGCTGGATTGACTCGCGAAAGAGAAGGAAGGCTTCAAAATGAGGTTGGTATGCCGGTGCCAGTAAGAGGAGGCTTTACCGCACCCTTTGACGTTCTTTCGGATAATTTCCGCGGGCTTAACGGAATAATGAGGGATATGTTCAGGCAGCCTGACGATGTACTTGAAGCCTGCGAAGCTATTTTAAAGGACCAGCTTGCAAGAGCCGTATCATCGGCTGACCCTAAAAAGCAGCTGCCCATATTCATAGCAACCCATAAGCCATGCTTTATGTCTCCAAAACAGTTTGATAAATTCTACTGGCCAACCTTCTACAAAGGCGTAATGACCTTAATAGAAGCAGGATGGAAGTTCAGAATATTCCTCGAAGGCAACTGGGAGCCTCATTGGCATCATATGGCCGAGTTCCCCAAAGGCACAGTGCTTTGCGATGTAGACAATGAAGCTGATATATTCAAAGCTAAGGAAACTTTCGGTCACAAGCAGTGCATAACCGGAGGAATTCCAACCCATATGCTGATTTTAGGAACTCCTGAAGAAATAAAGGCAAGGGTTAAGCTTCTCTGTGAGACAGTAGGCAAGGACGGCGGTTGGATACCTCAGGGCGGCGGACATATACCTCAGGATACAAAACCCGAAAACTTCAGGGCATTAATTGATGCAGTCATTGAATACGGAAAATATTCAGATGGCCCTGCACCCGAGCCTAAGGTGGGAACTCCAGGAACAAACGGCGTTGAATTCCCGGCACCCGGAATAGTTACGCCATGGGATGTCATAAAGGCTGAAAACGATTGGATAATCCCCGGTGATGAAGAGCTCATCAAGCATTGGTGGGAAAGGCTTGATAGAATGGCATATAGCTGGGTTATGACCCGGTCATAAGAAGGAGGAGAAAGAATATGACAAAGTTATCAGAAGCGTTGAAAGATTTAAACGAAACAGCGGTTTATGAGCTGGTTGACAGTATGTTAAGCGAGGGAGTATCTCCCGTTCAGATAGTAAATGAATGCAATGAAGGATTAGTGGCAGTAGGAGACCTTTTTGCAGCCAATGAATATTATCTTACCGAATTAATGTTTTCGGCAGAAATCATGCAGGGAGTTATGGAAAAGTTGGAGCCTTTAATGGTTACCGAACAGTCTTCGGCTGCTGATGCACAAATTCCTACGGTGGTTATCGGAACTGTAAAGGGAGATATTCACGATATAGGAAAGAATATAGTAGTAGGCCTTTTAAAGAGCCATGGAATAAAGGTAGTTGACCTTGGTGTTGACGTTCCGGCAGAAAAATTCGTTGAAGCCGTTCGCGAAACGGGAACTAAGGTATTAGGCTTAAGCGCATTATTAAATTCCACATACCCTGAGATGAAGAACGTAGTGGATGCTATTGCACAGGCCGGCTTAAGGGAGCAGGTAAAGATAATAATAGGCGGAACCATATGCAACGAGGCCGTAAGGGAATTTACAGGAGCGGATTATTGGGCAAACGAAGCCGTATCGGGAATAAATATCTGCAAAAAGCTTTTAGCATAAGAATAAAGCTTTAAAGGTTGGCTGGGGCTGTAGCTATAAAAAGGCTTCAGCCTCTTTTTGTGCGCCAGCATGGACACAATCTAAAAAATAAAGATTTACCTTTTATAAATTTGATAATAATATATTGTATATGACTTCTTTTTAGAGGACTTAGGAGATTTTACAAATGAGGATAAATAAGTTTATCAGCGAAACGGGCTTGTGTTCAAGGCGGGAAGCTGACAAATATATTGAAGCTAAGCGTGTGACTATTGACGACATTACTGCAGAGCTGGGAAGCACGGTTGTACCGGGCAGTATCGTAAAGGTGGACGGAAAAATAATAGCAAGCAAAACAAAGCCTGTATACATTGCCTTAAATAAACCTGCAGGCATTACATCAACAACTGAAAGGCATATAAAGGGAAATATTGTAGGCTTTGTGAATTATCCTGAAAGGATATTCCCCATAGGACGCCTGGATAAGGATTCCGAAGGATTGATTCTTCTCACCAATGATGGAGATATCGTAAATAAAATTTTACGTGCCGAATATAATCATGAAAAAGAATATGTTGTAACCGTTAATAAGCCCATCACCGATTTTTTTATACAAAGCATGTCACAGGGTGTGAGGATTTTAGGGACAAAAACAAAGCCCTGCAAAGTATGGTCCGTAAGTGACAGAACCTTTAAAATAATTTTAACCCAGGGCTTGAACCGCCAAATAAGAAGGATGTGCCTTGCCTTAGGCTATGAGGTTTTAAAGCTTGTGCGTATAAGGATTATGAACATACATTTAAACGGCCTGGAAAAAGGGAAGTGGCGCCAGCTTACACCTAAAGAATTGGCAGAGCTTAAAAAGAATATATCCTGCAAGGAAGAAAGCATATAAATTAGAGTCTGCCGCCGCAGACTCTTTGATTTAAAGAACGGCCTCTGTTATATTGCCTGTTTTTAAGGACTCCTTAACATCTATTATCCTTTGATTTTCCGAGCCTCTGAACTTTAAAAGAATGTTTTTTTTATCAAGCTCAAATTTCCCGTCTACAAGCAGGTCCGTTAAGTTCAGTAATTCTTCCCATCCCGGATGTTCTTCTTTATTTTCAAGTATATATTCCATTGTATATCCGGTATAGGTAATTACATTTAAATTCAGTTTTTTCACTTTTTCGGCTAATTCACTAAGAGCCTGTGCCTGTTCAAAGGGTTCGCCCCCGCTTAGGGTCACCCCGTCAAGGAGGGGATTTTTTTTAACCTGCTCTATTATATCATCTATATCAATCAAGGTGCCGCCATCAAAGGAATGGGTATGGGGATTGTGACATCCTTTGCAATTATGCTCGCACCCCTGGGCAAAGACAACCAGTCTGATGCCTGGGCCATCAACGATGGATTCTTTCACTATGCCTGCTATTCTTAATTGTTCACCCATTTACACCCTCCTTTATGCTGCCGTATTTAAAAGCTTAAAGATGCTTCACCCTGTCTCTTACTTCAGCCTGTTTGGCGTTATTAAAGCGCTCCAGTGTTCCTACCAGGTAGCCTGTTATCCTGCGTATTCTTTCAAATTTAATATCGCCTTCTTCTCTTTTGCAGGAAGGGCAGGTATCACCGATTATCCCCGTATAACCGCAAACCGGATCTCTGTCAACGGGATGATTGACTGAACCGTATCCTACACCAGCTTCCTTCATTGCACGAATAACCTTTTCGAAAGCTTCAAGATTGTTTGTAGGATCTCCGTCAAGCTCCACGTAGGTTATGTGGCCGGCATTTGTAAAGTTATGGTATGGGGCCTCCAAACGTATTTTGTCAAAGGCGCTTATTTCGTAATAAACAGGTATATGGAAGCTATTGGTGTAATACTCCCTGTCTGTAACGCCTTCTATATTTCCGAAGGTCTTTCTGTCCATTGCAACAAAACGTCCGGCAGTACCTTCGGCAGGAGTGGCAATGAGGGTAAAATTCAATTTATATTTTTCAGATGCCTCATCCATCCTTCTTCTCATAAAGCCTATTATTTCAAGTCCCAGATTCTGAGCCTCCTGGGATTCGCCGTGATGCTTTCCTGTCAATGCCTTAAGGCATTCGGCAAGGCCTATAAAGCCCATTGTCAATGTACCGTGCTTAAGGACTTCCCTTACCTCCTCATCCCAATTAAGCTTATCGGAATCCAGCCACACACCCTGTCCCATAAGGAAGGGGAAGTTCTTGACCTTCTTCCTCGCCTGAATTTCAAATCTTTCTATAAGCTGATTTGTAACAAGCTCTATTTTTCTGTCCAGTTCATCAAAAAATATAGCGATGTTTTTATTGCTTCTCAATGCAATTTTAGGAAGGTTGACAGTAGTAAAGCTTAAATTGCCTCTTCCGTAAGTGATTTCCCGTTCCGGATCATGGACATTTCCGATTACGCGTGTACGGCAGCCCATATAGGATATTTCAGTTTCAGGATTGCCGGGCTTATAATATCTTAAATTAAAAGGCGCATCCTGGAAGGAGAAGTTTGGGAAAAGCCTTTTGGCGCTTACCCTGCAAGCCAATTTAAATAAATCATAGTTTGGATCGCCGGGGTTGTAATTAACACCTTCCTTAACCCTGAAAATGTGTATTGGGAATATAGCTGTCTCACCGTTTCCAAGGCCTGCTTCCGTTGCAAGCAGCAAATTTTTCATTACCAGCCTGCCTTCAGGTGAGGTATCCATTCCGTAATTTATTGAACTGAAGGGTATCTGCGCTCCCGCCCTGCTGTGCATTGTGTTTAAGTTATGAACAAAAGCCTCCATTGCCTGATAAGTGGTCCTGTCAGTTTCAGCTTCGGCTCTTTCAGCTGCAAATACTTGAGCTTTTTTTACTATGGCCTCATCCTTTTCAATTGCCAGAAGCAAAGGGGCTTCATAGCTCTGATACCTTTTTAAATTCTTCATTGAAGGTGTAATATTATGCTTTTCTTTTATGGTATCAATGATGGATCTTACTTTTTCTTCCCAGTCCTCGATGCTTGAAAGGAGGGATAAGGCTTTTATAAGGTTTTGCCTGTATAATTTTGTATAGGTTTTAGCCACACCCAAAGCCATACCATAATCAAAATTAGGTATACTCTGGCCGCCGTGCTGGTCATTCTGGTTGGACTGTATGGCAATACAAGCCAAGGCGGAATAACTCTGTATATCATTAGGCTCCCTTAAAAAGCCATGACCGGTGCTGAAGCCATCTTTAAAAAGCTTTACTATATCAATCTGGCAGCAGGTGGTAGTCAAAGTAAGAAAGTCAAGGTCATGAATATGAATATCTCCTGCTTTGTGAGCCTCGCTGTGAGCCGGATTTAACACGAACATCTCATAAAACTGCTTGGCACCCTCGGAACCATATTTTAACATGGTGCCCATAGCGGTATCACCATCTATATTAGCGTTTTCACGTTTCAAATCATTATCTTTTGCCTCTTTAAAGGTTAAGTCCTCAAATATTTTCATTAAGCGGGTATTCATTTCGCGGATACGGGTTCGCTCTGACCTATATAGTATAAATTCTTTGGCAGTTCTAGCATGGCCTGTTTCAATAAGAACTTTTTCAACAGCGTCCTGGATTTCCTCCACGCTGGGAACCTTCTTATCAAGTTTAAATTCCAGGTATTCAACGACTTTCACGGCCAGTGCCATTGAGGTGTCATAATCTCTTCCACCTGTGACGCTGGCAGCCTTAAATATGGCATTAGCTATTTTCTCAATATTAAATGGAACTTCTCTTCCATCGCGTTTTTTAATTTTTGTAATCATAATAAGGGCCACTCCTTTTTAGATAATTAAAACCCCAAGGCTTAATGCCAAGAGGTTGTAAAGATTTATCCGCTTAAAATAAGCAGAATAGTCTTTGCTTCCTTTTAAACTGCATTATAAATGCAAGCAAAGAAATAATTCCCACATGTTGATATTTATATATTAACATATACTATATATTGTGTCAATGTAGCTTAATAATAGAAGCTGACAAATGGAGTGTTACGTATTTCTGTGGTTTTAACAGATTTTCAGTGATGGAAAAGGAAAAAAATTTATTTTTTTTCTGATTTAATGTAGCTTATATATTCGCTGCCCCAATTTTCCAATGACTTTAAAACCGGAATGAATTTATTGCCTATTTCCGTTAAGGAATATTCTACTTTGGGCGGTACCTCGGGATATACTACACGATTTATGAGACCGTATCCTTCAAGGCTTCTTAATTGGCTGGTGAGCATGGCCTGGGTTATGCCGGGGATGAGCTTTTGAAGCTCGCCAAATCTTTTTGTTCCGGAGTACAAATTATAAAAAATTACTATAGCCCACTTGCCGCTTATAACTTTTTGTGCCGTAGTCACAGGGCATTTTCCAAACAGGGAAAGGTTGTCATCCATAAATACTCTCCTTTAGTATGTAATTGATACTTACTATTATATTATAATGTATTTGTAAATTTATAGTAGCATAATATAATATGGGTAATCAATAAATTAGAAGAAGTGTTGAGGTTGCTCAAGCAACCATTTATGCAATGGTAACAAGCCGCCAAAGGCCATAAAGTTTTAATGAAATAAAGAAACCCATATTCCGATGAGTATAAAACTCGTTGAAATACGGGTTTTTCTTATTATTGCAAAAACATAGGTTCCCGGTTCCGCTAGCAATCTTTGACTGCTATAGCAGGCAGGGTTCTTATTAAGCTTGAGACAGGCCAAGCTCCATTGTAAGCTTTCTAAGCTCGCTCTTTATAAGAGCTACGGTTATTCCTACGGCAATCAAGTCCGAAAGAGGGAATGACAGCCATACACCCATAAGCTCCAGATTAAAAATTCTTGGGAGAATCAATATAAGGGGTGTCAGTATTATAAACTGCCTCAACAAGGACAATATAATTGCAGGGCCCGCCTTTCCAAGAGACTGAAAAAGAGTGGCTCCAACAAACTGGATACCCATAACGGGAATCAATGAAATCATTATACGCAGCACATTGGAAGCAGTGGTTACAATATATTCGTCTGATGTAAAGGCTCTTATTATAATGTGGGGGATGGTTTCTCCTATAATCCATCCTATTACAGACATAATGGTGGATACTATGGTTGCTATCCTCACTGTCTCCTTTACCCTGTCAATGTTACCGGCACCGTAATTGTAGCCGGCAATAGGCTGCATTCCCTGCACAATTCCTATTACAGGGAGGAAGAGCACACCTATTATTCTGTTAATGATTCCAAAGACGGTGATTGCCGCATCTCCGCCATAAAATTTAAGTGAGTTGTTGATAACAATTGAAAATATTGTGCCTGTTATTGTTCTGGTAAATGCTGAAGAACCTATGGTCAATATTTCACGGAGTATATCCCACCTTAATTTTAAGTGGTGAAGCTTTACTTTAAGTGAGCTTTTACCGCTCAATAAATAGTGAAATACAAAAAGGAAAGATATAAACTGAGAAATAATTGTAGCCCATGCAGCACCGTCTATACCCATATCAAATACAAATATAAATATAGGGTCCAGAGCCATATTCAATACTCCGCCGATTATTGTGGAAAACATGGGTACTTTGGCATTTCCTTCAGATTGTATCATGCCATTTGCGGTCATAGTGAAGCTGAAGAATATGCTGCCATAAAAAATTATCTTTGTATAACCTCTGGCATAAGGTATAAGGCTTTCAGTGGCACCAAAGAGCCTGAGCATCGGGTCGGTAAATAAAAGACCTACTGCAGCAAAAAGGGCACTTATAATAACTATTGCCGTATAGGCGTTTCCGGCTACAATATCGGCCTTTTCAGTGTTTTTTGCACCTAAGTACCTGGATACTGAGGATGCGGCTCCCATTCCGATAAGCTGGGAAAATCCCATAGAGAGCATTTGTATGGGAAAGGCTATTGCCAAACCTCCTATTGCCATTGGACCAACTCCATGGCCGACGAACACTGTATCAACAATATTATAAAGGCTGTTTACCAGCATTGCGATAATACCCGGAAGGGACAGCTGATATAAAAGCGTACTTATCTTCTCGGTCCCTAATTTTTCACTTTGTCGTAACATAAAATCCTCCAGTATAGTTTTTATGCAGCATAATTTATAAAATTTTCTTCAGCAGCCGTGCTGCACTTGTAGTAATGACAATTTTAGCTGCTCAAGATTTGCAATAAAGTTTTAAATGTTACATGGAATTTAAGGATTGCTACTTATTATGTGGTGAAAGCATCATTCCAAAACAGACACTTTTTACTATTCCCTCCCTTAAAATTTTTAGTGCTTTATTTGCAAAAATAAATAAAACAATTGTCAGAACAAATATATATGATTGTAGCATAGTTTATCAAAGTTTAAAAGAAAACAAAGCATTATAGCCCTTGTTATAAGGAGCTATAATGCTTGATACTCTGGTGTGACTGCCAGGTACTGTAAATGCCCAGGCCGGCCAGGCAAAATACCCCGCCGGCTGCCATGGCATACTCCACTCCAATATCGGTAATTTTACCAAAAATGAGATTGGTAACTACTGCCGTCATATTCATGATGATAGAATATACTGACAGCATGGTGGCGCGGCCGGATATATTAATCTGGCGGTTTTGAATATCCATGCGGATAGGAACAAACATAGAGGAGGTGAGTCTTAGCACTATTACAGAGAATACCGAGATAACTGGAGATGGAAACAATGCCATAAGTATACAGGCAATTCCTGACGTGCAAAACAGAATTTTCGATGTCAATACTTCTCCAATTAAGCCTGTAAGCCTGAAGGAAAAAGCCGATACCAGTCCGGACAGGGTAACAAGTATATGGATATATCCCATAAATGACGGAGAAATTCCCGAGCGGACATACTGGAGCTGGCTTAGAAATACGGTGATGGTCTGGTTGCTTTCTGCAAGCAGTGAAGCAGCAAGCAGTAACATAATAAAGCTTTTGTTTTGTATGAAAGAAGATATAATAAATTTTATATTTATATTTAGCTGCACAGTTCCGGATGTCTGCGGCTTGACATCGGCGAGAAAAAGGGAAAATATCATGGCTGTAGCATAGGAAATTACAGTAAGAAGGGCGGACATTTTATAATCACTTTTTATAACTGCTGAAAAAATCGTTGAAGCAAAAATAAGCCCTGCAGTTGTCATGGCTTCATATATGCCAAAGGTCCTCTGGCTTTCCTTTTCACCGGCACAT containing:
- a CDS encoding uroporphyrinogen decarboxylase family protein, yielding MSEDVKKLYNERLGRYTAAIALEPTDRVPLAFNSNYFAEKDSGYTYQQIMYDPQIWAQLEVDFAKKHPELDTVRTNIQFSPNYDVVNTKLYKVPGRDIDPNSLQQFVEGEYMKADEYRMFIDDPIGFRMDRYFPRVLGEYKDRGSTRSYMAFLKSGFLQGIAAGLTREREGRLQNEVGMPVPVRGGFTAPFDVLSDNFRGLNGIMRDMFRQPDDVLEACEAILKDQLARAVSSADPKKQLPIFIATHKPCFMSPKQFDKFYWPTFYKGVMTLIEAGWKFRIFLEGNWEPHWHHMAEFPKGTVLCDVDNEADIFKAKETFGHKQCITGGIPTHMLILGTPEEIKARVKLLCETVGKDGGWIPQGGGHIPQDTKPENFRALIDAVIEYGKYSDGPAPEPKVGTPGTNGVEFPAPGIVTPWDVIKAENDWIIPGDEELIKHWWERLDRMAYSWVMTRS
- a CDS encoding cobalamin B12-binding domain-containing protein — encoded protein: MTKLSEALKDLNETAVYELVDSMLSEGVSPVQIVNECNEGLVAVGDLFAANEYYLTELMFSAEIMQGVMEKLEPLMVTEQSSAADAQIPTVVIGTVKGDIHDIGKNIVVGLLKSHGIKVVDLGVDVPAEKFVEAVRETGTKVLGLSALLNSTYPEMKNVVDAIAQAGLREQVKIIIGGTICNEAVREFTGADYWANEAVSGINICKKLLA
- the rluF gene encoding 23S rRNA pseudouridine(2604) synthase RluF yields the protein MRINKFISETGLCSRREADKYIEAKRVTIDDITAELGSTVVPGSIVKVDGKIIASKTKPVYIALNKPAGITSTTERHIKGNIVGFVNYPERIFPIGRLDKDSEGLILLTNDGDIVNKILRAEYNHEKEYVVTVNKPITDFFIQSMSQGVRILGTKTKPCKVWSVSDRTFKIILTQGLNRQIRRMCLALGYEVLKLVRIRIMNIHLNGLEKGKWRQLTPKELAELKKNISCKEESI
- the nrdG gene encoding anaerobic ribonucleoside-triphosphate reductase activating protein → MGEQLRIAGIVKESIVDGPGIRLVVFAQGCEHNCKGCHNPHTHSFDGGTLIDIDDIIEQVKKNPLLDGVTLSGGEPFEQAQALSELAEKVKKLNLNVITYTGYTMEYILENKEEHPGWEELLNLTDLLVDGKFELDKKNILLKFRGSENQRIIDVKESLKTGNITEAVL
- a CDS encoding anaerobic ribonucleoside triphosphate reductase, with amino-acid sequence MITKIKKRDGREVPFNIEKIANAIFKAASVTGGRDYDTSMALAVKVVEYLEFKLDKKVPSVEEIQDAVEKVLIETGHARTAKEFILYRSERTRIREMNTRLMKIFEDLTFKEAKDNDLKRENANIDGDTAMGTMLKYGSEGAKQFYEMFVLNPAHSEAHKAGDIHIHDLDFLTLTTTCCQIDIVKLFKDGFSTGHGFLREPNDIQSYSALACIAIQSNQNDQHGGQSIPNFDYGMALGVAKTYTKLYRQNLIKALSLLSSIEDWEEKVRSIIDTIKEKHNITPSMKNLKRYQSYEAPLLLAIEKDEAIVKKAQVFAAERAEAETDRTTYQAMEAFVHNLNTMHSRAGAQIPFSSINYGMDTSPEGRLVMKNLLLATEAGLGNGETAIFPIHIFRVKEGVNYNPGDPNYDLFKLACRVSAKRLFPNFSFQDAPFNLRYYKPGNPETEISYMGCRTRVIGNVHDPEREITYGRGNLSFTTVNLPKIALRSNKNIAIFFDELDRKIELVTNQLIERFEIQARKKVKNFPFLMGQGVWLDSDKLNWDEEVREVLKHGTLTMGFIGLAECLKALTGKHHGESQEAQNLGLEIIGFMRRRMDEASEKYKLNFTLIATPAEGTAGRFVAMDRKTFGNIEGVTDREYYTNSFHIPVYYEISAFDKIRLEAPYHNFTNAGHITYVELDGDPTNNLEAFEKVIRAMKEAGVGYGSVNHPVDRDPVCGYTGIIGDTCPSCKREEGDIKFERIRRITGYLVGTLERFNNAKQAEVRDRVKHL
- a CDS encoding winged helix-turn-helix transcriptional regulator, which produces MDDNLSLFGKCPVTTAQKVISGKWAIVIFYNLYSGTKRFGELQKLIPGITQAMLTSQLRSLEGYGLINRVVYPEVPPKVEYSLTEIGNKFIPVLKSLENWGSEYISYIKSEKK
- a CDS encoding MATE family efflux transporter encodes the protein MLRQSEKLGTEKISTLLYQLSLPGIIAMLVNSLYNIVDTVFVGHGVGPMAIGGLAIAFPIQMLSMGFSQLIGMGAASSVSRYLGAKNTEKADIVAGNAYTAIVIISALFAAVGLLFTDPMLRLFGATESLIPYARGYTKIIFYGSIFFSFTMTANGMIQSEGNAKVPMFSTIIGGVLNMALDPIFIFVFDMGIDGAAWATIISQFISFLFVFHYLLSGKSSLKVKLHHLKLRWDILREILTIGSSAFTRTITGTIFSIVINNSLKFYGGDAAITVFGIINRIIGVLFLPVIGIVQGMQPIAGYNYGAGNIDRVKETVRIATIVSTIMSVIGWIIGETIPHIIIRAFTSDEYIVTTASNVLRIMISLIPVMGIQFVGATLFQSLGKAGPAIILSLLRQFIILTPLILILPRIFNLELMGVWLSFPLSDLIAVGITVALIKSELRKLTMELGLSQA
- a CDS encoding MFS transporter; this encodes MDIRKKNIHLLYAIAFLQGMVFYGPIATLYRRAQGLSVFDITLIESISLFFIIAFEVPWGYIADKIGYKKTIVICNTLYFISKIVFWKADSFLSFLSERLILSLVISGLSGCDSAFLYLCAGEKESQRTFGIYEAMTTAGLIFASTIFSAVIKSDYKMSALLTVISYATAMIFSLFLADVKPQTSGTVQLNINIKFIISSFIQNKSFIMLLLAASLLAESNQTITVFLSQLQYVRSGISPSFMGYIHILVTLSGLVSAFSFRLTGLIGEVLTSKILFCTSGIACILMALFPSPVISVFSVIVLRLTSSMFVPIRMDIQNRQINISGRATMLSVYSIIMNMTAVVTNLIFGKITDIGVEYAMAAGGVFCLAGLGIYSTWQSHQSIKHYSSL